From a region of the Roseivirga sp. 4D4 genome:
- a CDS encoding anthranilate synthase component I family protein, with amino-acid sequence MIKLNTTYKKLLADTVTPVSIYLKLRDKFENPILLESSDYHGADDSFSYICCEPIARFEVKDNHYKQSLPEGITEGEVQGSDVMQKLDEFVASFQADENPFKFINNGLFGYIGYDAVKHFENIPVGNHQEDEYGIPDILYHVYRYVIAIDHFKNELYIFEHSPEGSAPKGLEAIENLVNNKNYPSYEFAPAQQESSNYNDQEFLEIIDKGIQHCFRGDVFQIVLSRRFQDNFSGDEFNVYRALRSVNPSPYLFYFDYGSYKIFGSSPEAQLVIKDRKATIHPIAGTFRRTGNDEADAELAKKLHEDPKENSEHVMLVDLARNDLSRAGSNVEVDTYKEVQYFSHVIHLVSKVTGTLSDDMSETKMISGTFPAGTLSGAPKVRAMQLINEYESTRRGYYGGAIGFMGFNGDFNHAIMIRSFLSKDNTLFYQAGAGVVAKSNRESELQEVNNKLAALRKAIELAKEIR; translated from the coding sequence ATGATTAAGCTTAATACGACATATAAGAAACTGCTTGCCGATACGGTCACACCAGTGAGTATCTACTTGAAGCTGCGCGATAAGTTCGAGAATCCGATCCTCTTGGAAAGTTCGGATTATCATGGTGCAGATGATAGCTTTTCCTACATCTGCTGTGAGCCTATCGCTAGGTTTGAAGTGAAAGACAATCACTATAAGCAGTCTCTGCCTGAAGGTATAACCGAAGGTGAGGTTCAAGGGAGTGATGTAATGCAAAAACTGGATGAGTTTGTTGCCTCTTTTCAAGCAGATGAGAACCCATTCAAGTTTATTAATAATGGACTCTTTGGGTACATAGGCTATGACGCAGTTAAGCATTTCGAGAACATTCCTGTCGGAAATCATCAAGAGGATGAATATGGTATTCCTGATATTCTATACCACGTCTATCGCTACGTGATCGCCATAGATCATTTCAAAAATGAGCTCTATATCTTCGAGCATTCGCCAGAAGGTTCGGCACCCAAAGGTCTTGAGGCAATCGAGAATTTGGTCAATAATAAAAATTACCCTTCCTACGAATTTGCACCTGCACAACAAGAGTCCTCCAACTATAATGATCAGGAGTTCCTAGAGATTATTGACAAAGGAATTCAGCATTGCTTCAGAGGAGACGTGTTCCAGATCGTCTTGTCCAGAAGGTTTCAGGATAACTTTTCGGGTGACGAATTCAATGTCTATCGTGCATTGAGATCGGTAAATCCATCCCCTTACTTATTCTACTTCGACTATGGTAGCTACAAGATCTTCGGTTCTTCTCCAGAAGCCCAATTAGTGATTAAGGATCGTAAGGCTACGATACATCCTATTGCCGGAACCTTCAGACGAACGGGAAATGATGAGGCAGATGCCGAATTGGCAAAAAAACTTCATGAAGACCCCAAGGAAAATTCAGAGCATGTCATGCTCGTAGATCTGGCACGAAATGACCTAAGTCGTGCAGGTTCTAATGTGGAGGTAGATACTTACAAAGAAGTCCAGTATTTCTCTCATGTCATTCATTTGGTATCGAAAGTAACTGGGACCCTGAGTGATGACATGAGCGAAACGAAGATGATATCAGGCACCTTTCCAGCAGGCACGCTTAGTGGTGCGCCTAAAGTGAGAGCCATGCAGTTGATCAACGAGTATGAATCAACAAGAAGGGGCTATTACGGAGGAGCCATTGGCTTTATGGGTTTCAATGGAGACTTCAATCACGCGATTATGATCCGGTCTTTCTTAAGCAAGGATAATACACTCTTTTACCAAGCTGGAGCTGGAGTTGTGGCCAAATCGAACCGGGAATCTGAGCTTCAGGAAGTTAATAATAAGCTGGCGGCATTACGTAAGGCGATAGAGCTGGCAAAAGAGATAAGATAA
- a CDS encoding endonuclease/exonuclease/phosphatase family protein, with the protein MKKSFWLFLIAVIFTSCGGSDDSTPDNDDNTPIPLSLANCSVTVSSETFDILTWNIEQFPKTNATADMVEQIIEIYDVDVIALQEITSTGAFDALVSTLGGWSGFVTQFNGSNLMLGYLYKESEVTVDGTPMNLYEEASTENNNAFTAFRRPYLMKVNHTNGLSVNLINVHLKCCNGSQDRRRAASDLLKAYIDNNLASEEVLMLGDYNDDIIDTDNVFQVFLDDPQNYKFTTLPVAEGPSNGWSYPSFPSQIDNVLITDELFDNEISTEVISVDNCVSTYDAVISDHRPVLVRLRADQ; encoded by the coding sequence ATGAAAAAGAGTTTTTGGTTATTCCTTATTGCAGTGATTTTTACTTCCTGTGGAGGAAGTGATGATTCTACACCAGATAATGACGACAATACACCCATACCTTTGTCATTGGCTAATTGTTCTGTCACAGTTTCCAGTGAGACCTTCGATATTCTGACTTGGAATATTGAGCAGTTTCCAAAGACAAATGCGACAGCTGATATGGTTGAGCAAATCATAGAGATATATGATGTTGATGTAATTGCCTTGCAGGAAATAACGAGTACCGGTGCCTTTGACGCACTGGTTTCAACCTTAGGGGGTTGGTCGGGCTTTGTTACACAGTTTAATGGAAGCAATCTAATGCTTGGGTACCTCTATAAGGAAAGTGAAGTCACGGTGGATGGAACCCCAATGAATCTTTATGAAGAAGCCTCTACTGAGAATAACAATGCATTTACAGCTTTCAGAAGACCGTACCTAATGAAGGTCAATCACACCAATGGACTTAGTGTAAATCTGATCAATGTTCATTTAAAATGCTGCAATGGTTCTCAGGATAGAAGGAGAGCTGCATCTGACCTCTTGAAGGCATATATTGATAATAATCTGGCTTCTGAGGAGGTGTTAATGTTGGGGGATTACAATGACGACATTATAGATACTGACAATGTATTTCAGGTATTCCTGGACGATCCACAAAACTACAAGTTTACTACATTACCGGTTGCAGAAGGTCCGAGTAATGGCTGGTCATATCCATCCTTCCCAAGCCAAATTGATAATGTGCTTATTACTGATGAGTTGTTCGACAATGAGATTTCTACTGAGGTGATCTCTGTAGATAACTGTGTTTCTACCTATGATGCTGTTATATCTGATCATAGACCAGTATTAGTAAGGCTGAGGGCCGATCAGTAG
- a CDS encoding Nramp family divalent metal transporter → MKSKFWNFIFWLVIAAAFIGPGTVTTAASAGANHQYQLLWALLFSTLACVVLQEAAARVSIVTGLSLGEAIKSRFESSSLVWFIAIAVFLGCAAYEAGNILGAISGLALIITGPPTWIFTIVIVVVAAAVLYKGSINKVANFLGIVVAIMGLAFLYAALNLKIDASAFFQGLLIPQISEESALLTLGLVGTTIVPYNIFLGSGLAKGQTIKQMRSGMIPSIILGGIISMAVLVVGTSLNGEFGFGNLYQNLVSNYGALMGIVFAIGLFAAGFTSSITAALAGAITIKSATQTQPDEATWKFKRIWMLVLLTGLVFGVSNIKPIPVIILAQAANGLILPLLAFILWMMVNRATIMKDNQNSLWLNVFMAITVFVTAMLGFINVFKAGYAVFGGQFSFAGNTQLVILSLALITLVFGLLKVQKERIA, encoded by the coding sequence ATGAAATCGAAGTTCTGGAATTTCATTTTTTGGTTGGTAATCGCAGCCGCATTTATTGGACCGGGAACCGTGACCACGGCCGCTTCAGCCGGAGCCAATCATCAATACCAATTATTGTGGGCCTTACTCTTTTCTACACTTGCCTGTGTGGTCTTACAAGAGGCAGCGGCAAGGGTCAGCATTGTTACAGGTTTGAGTCTTGGTGAGGCAATTAAAAGCCGCTTTGAATCATCAAGTCTCGTTTGGTTTATTGCTATTGCGGTGTTCCTGGGGTGCGCTGCCTATGAAGCAGGTAACATTCTTGGGGCCATTTCAGGACTGGCCTTAATCATTACCGGACCACCCACATGGATTTTTACCATTGTCATTGTGGTTGTTGCTGCAGCGGTACTTTATAAAGGAAGCATAAATAAGGTGGCCAATTTTTTGGGGATCGTTGTCGCCATTATGGGCTTAGCTTTTTTGTATGCAGCTTTGAATTTGAAAATTGATGCGAGTGCCTTTTTTCAAGGTCTTTTGATCCCGCAGATTTCAGAAGAGAGCGCATTACTTACCCTCGGTTTGGTGGGTACCACCATAGTTCCTTATAACATTTTTCTAGGCTCAGGACTGGCCAAAGGACAAACAATAAAGCAAATGCGTTCAGGCATGATACCGTCAATAATTCTCGGGGGGATTATCTCCATGGCCGTATTAGTGGTTGGTACCTCACTTAATGGCGAGTTTGGCTTTGGTAACCTCTACCAGAATCTAGTCTCGAATTATGGCGCATTGATGGGTATCGTTTTCGCCATTGGACTATTTGCCGCAGGTTTCACTTCAAGCATAACAGCTGCTCTTGCAGGTGCTATTACCATAAAAAGCGCAACTCAAACACAACCTGATGAAGCCACTTGGAAATTCAAACGAATTTGGATGTTGGTCCTTTTGACCGGGTTGGTTTTTGGCGTTTCGAATATCAAGCCGATACCTGTGATCATTCTTGCACAGGCAGCTAACGGGTTAATATTACCACTTTTGGCTTTTATACTTTGGATGATGGTAAATCGCGCTACCATCATGAAGGATAACCAAAACAGCCTTTGGCTTAATGTATTTATGGCCATTACCGTTTTTGTCACCGCCATGCTCGGCTTTATAAATGTTTTTAAAGCTGGGTACGCTGTGTTTGGTGGTCAATTTTCATTTGCGGGCAACACGCAATTAGTCATACTCAGCTTGGCCCTGATCACTTTGGTCTTTGGTCTCCTAAAAGTTCAGAAGGAGAGAATAGCTTAA
- a CDS encoding D-alanine--D-alanine ligase family protein — MSKLELAIVFGGKSTEHEISLLSTRSILDQINKDKYAISLIHIDIKGNWSLVDDLDQNKSTAITLIPGEHGTSILATDTGKVLKTLDVVFPVLHGVFGEDGTIQGYLRMMNVAFVGCDVMASSACMDKDMTKRILRDAGIGIAPYAVATPEHKPGFKKLEMDLGTPLFIKPANLGSSVGVFKVENEEEYLEKLDEALTYDSKVLIEKTILGKEIECAVLGNEKPKASLPGQVIMNTEYYDFESKYVDKDASSTQVPADLTDQQLEDVRRIAIKAYQAMGCEGLSRVDFFVTHEGDILINEINTIPGFTSISMYPKMWEATGIPYAELIDILIELGIERYKRDAQLKIVAQAVK; from the coding sequence ATGTCAAAGCTTGAATTGGCCATAGTTTTTGGAGGAAAATCCACAGAACACGAAATCTCACTACTATCTACCAGAAGTATTCTGGATCAGATAAATAAAGACAAATACGCCATTTCATTGATACACATTGACATCAAAGGCAACTGGTCGTTGGTAGATGATTTGGATCAAAACAAATCTACAGCGATAACGCTCATACCTGGTGAGCATGGGACCTCAATTTTAGCAACAGATACTGGCAAAGTATTAAAAACCTTGGATGTGGTCTTCCCTGTACTACATGGTGTTTTTGGTGAGGATGGTACCATTCAGGGTTATCTCAGGATGATGAATGTGGCCTTTGTTGGTTGTGATGTGATGGCATCATCTGCCTGCATGGACAAGGACATGACCAAGCGCATCCTAAGAGATGCAGGGATTGGTATTGCGCCATATGCCGTGGCCACACCGGAGCATAAACCCGGCTTCAAGAAACTTGAGATGGATTTAGGCACTCCACTTTTCATAAAACCGGCTAACCTCGGTTCTTCAGTGGGAGTTTTCAAGGTGGAAAACGAAGAGGAATATCTGGAGAAACTTGATGAAGCGCTAACCTATGATAGTAAAGTGTTGATCGAGAAGACGATCCTTGGTAAGGAAATTGAATGTGCAGTTTTAGGGAACGAAAAACCAAAAGCCTCTCTTCCCGGACAGGTAATCATGAACACTGAGTACTATGACTTTGAATCCAAGTATGTGGACAAAGATGCATCTTCTACTCAAGTTCCAGCTGACCTTACCGATCAGCAATTAGAGGATGTAAGACGAATTGCCATCAAAGCTTATCAGGCCATGGGCTGCGAAGGACTTTCCAGAGTCGACTTCTTTGTGACTCACGAAGGCGATATTTTAATTAATGAGATTAATACAATACCTGGGTTTACAAGCATCAGTATGTATCCGAAAATGTGGGAAGCAACTGGTATCCCGTATGCAGAATTGATTGATATTCTTATAGAGCTCGGCATAGAAAGATATAAAAGGGATGCACAGCTCAAAATCGTTGCACAAGCTGTAAAGTGA
- a CDS encoding NAD-dependent epimerase/dehydratase family protein, producing the protein MRLGIIGGTGMLGHHIAIAASFKQYEIVIIHRKGSDLSRISDLKYESRTADLSDRGSLIKSFDGLDYVVNAAAYYPTIPRPLAAEIKTARLQMQFFIDAVRESNVKRALYVGGAIAIPKSPSGVADETGFYKGTPENSAPYVQVKCLMDEMAREAAKGGLPIVIGIPSMTFGEYDYGPTTGRLIVELANQTLPAYIKGDRNVVFAGDAGRGLLMALEKGKFGERYLITGENTNTDDLVALICKKARVDPLKKILSLKLAKVISKIQETKYTLFRGTPPTLSSTAIAVLSGGQHLNGDKAKNELGYTPELSAEDAVHRAFAWLQKVGYIK; encoded by the coding sequence ATGAGATTGGGAATTATTGGCGGCACGGGTATGCTTGGCCATCACATTGCTATTGCGGCTAGCTTCAAGCAATATGAGATTGTTATCATCCACCGTAAGGGTTCCGATCTTAGTAGAATTAGTGATCTGAAATATGAATCCAGAACTGCGGACCTGAGTGACAGAGGCAGCTTAATCAAATCTTTTGATGGTCTTGACTATGTAGTCAATGCAGCAGCCTATTACCCCACAATACCAAGGCCTCTTGCCGCTGAAATCAAAACGGCACGACTTCAAATGCAGTTTTTTATTGATGCTGTTCGCGAATCAAATGTCAAAAGGGCGCTTTATGTTGGAGGAGCAATTGCTATTCCGAAGTCACCAAGCGGAGTGGCCGATGAAACTGGGTTTTATAAAGGTACGCCTGAGAACAGTGCACCATATGTCCAGGTCAAGTGCCTTATGGACGAAATGGCAAGAGAAGCAGCCAAAGGAGGTTTGCCCATCGTCATTGGAATCCCCTCTATGACCTTCGGGGAATATGATTACGGACCCACAACAGGGCGACTCATCGTTGAATTAGCGAATCAAACCTTACCTGCCTATATAAAGGGAGATCGCAATGTGGTTTTTGCGGGTGATGCCGGACGAGGACTACTCATGGCACTTGAAAAAGGGAAGTTTGGGGAGCGCTACCTGATCACAGGAGAAAATACCAACACCGATGACCTTGTGGCTTTGATTTGTAAGAAGGCGAGAGTCGACCCCTTGAAGAAAATTCTCTCACTTAAACTGGCCAAGGTCATTTCGAAAATTCAAGAAACCAAATACACGCTTTTTAGAGGCACACCACCTACCCTATCTTCTACGGCAATTGCTGTGCTTTCGGGTGGACAACATCTAAATGGCGACAAGGCCAAGAATGAGCTGGGTTATACCCCTGAACTGAGTGCCGAAGATGCCGTGCATCGGGCGTTCGCTTGGCTCCAAAAAGT